A section of the Methanosarcina mazei S-6 genome encodes:
- a CDS encoding DUF2551 domain-containing protein, giving the protein MVSIRAKIKSRLEKFLEVDSNGYRRAILCIFIKVKKATIDELHEMLSSKYNVSRNTVASMVGYIHSKLGILRAHKESYKTPMVYLLREEYIDLIMKIVASPEKTINDSTA; this is encoded by the coding sequence ATGGTATCCATCCGAGCTAAAATTAAATCCAGATTAGAGAAATTCCTTGAAGTTGATTCCAATGGATATCGAAGGGCTATACTGTGTATCTTCATCAAGGTAAAGAAAGCAACTATTGACGAGCTTCATGAAATGCTTTCAAGTAAATACAATGTATCAAGAAATACAGTAGCATCCATGGTAGGGTACATACATTCAAAACTTGGAATACTGAGAGCACATAAGGAGTCCTATAAAACCCCCATGGTTTATCTCCTGAGAGAGGAATACATAGACCTGATTATGAAAATAGTTGCATCGCCTGAAAAGACAATAAATGACTCCACAGCCTGA
- a CDS encoding DUF1699 family protein, whose amino-acid sequence MRIRVVSTREEIFTLNPNERLVHLAFRPSNKDIFGLVETCPRIEVVQLPKSYKRTVSKSIAMFLQMQRVQLLEGDVWGHRKDINEYYAIPSSVIEKIKDMKTEGKAAEEIERKVSRESKLNPEMVAYIMNKEIPA is encoded by the coding sequence ATGAGAATAAGAGTAGTCAGTACAAGGGAAGAAATCTTTACACTTAATCCGAATGAGCGTCTTGTTCACCTGGCTTTCAGACCATCAAACAAAGATATCTTCGGACTTGTTGAAACCTGCCCCAGGATTGAGGTAGTACAGCTACCTAAATCCTACAAACGCACGGTCTCAAAGTCCATAGCCATGTTCCTTCAGATGCAGAGGGTTCAGCTTCTTGAGGGAGATGTCTGGGGTCACAGGAAAGACATAAACGAATACTATGCAATTCCTTCCTCGGTTATTGAAAAGATAAAAGATATGAAAACAGAAGGAAAAGCTGCTGAAGAAATAGAGAGAAAAGTTTCAAGGGAAAGCAAACTGAACCCTGAGATGGTTGCTTATATTATGAATAAGGAAATACCTGCCTGA